A genomic stretch from Lathyrus oleraceus cultivar Zhongwan6 chromosome 2, CAAS_Psat_ZW6_1.0, whole genome shotgun sequence includes:
- the LOC127119443 gene encoding paired amphipathic helix protein Sin3-like 3 isoform X4: MLLESVNVTTKRVQELLEKINKNLLKGDSPIRIEEHLTALNFRCIERIYGDHGLDVLEVLKKNASLALPVILTRLKQKQEEWARCRADFSKVWAEIYAKNYHKSLDHRSFYFKQQDTKSLSTKALLSEIKEISEKKHKDDDVLLAIAAGNRRPILPNLEFEYLDPDIHEDLYQLIKYSCGEVCTTEQLDKVMKVWTTFLEPMLCVPCRPQGAEDTEDAVAKNNSGSNVAESDGSPGVGATIMSPKHINTSRNGVDCVPLDQSTSRKAWQSNGDTGVREDKCLDSDRTVRESEAFCNNLQNGKPDIIASVHNELSGVNKQDLSGEQLLNDNVSSASGMELSNKRIKIDNASGLAATPSRNDNVSVTAEHELPSSQGGDSARAGTSTNVAIAGGTDVCRYQEESNRQFKSEREEGELSPNGDFEEDNSAVYGDAGLDAVHKEKDGVNRKYQNRPEEEVRGEARRENYVDADDEGEESPQRSSEDSENASENVDVSGSESADGEECSREEHEDGENDSKAESEGEAEVVADVHDVEGDGMSLTFSERFLLNVKPLTKHVPSVLHVKDRNSQVFYGNDSFYVLIRLHQTLYERIQSAKVNSSSAERKWRASNDASSTNQYDRFMNALYSLLDGSSDNTKFEDDCRAIIGTQSYLLFTLDKLIYKLVKQLQAVASDEMDNKLLQLHAYEKSRKLGKFFDIVYHENARFLLHDENIYRIEFSPKPKTLSIQLMDCGNVKHEVTAVSVDPNFSAYLHNKFLSIVPDQKTSGIFMKRNKRGYAGNDELSSQVMEGLQIINGLECKIASNSSKVSYVLDTEDFMFRMRSKRKALRLKGSCHEQEKSSNIRSSRAARFRNLFSFT, from the exons ATGTTGTTAGAATCTGTAAATGTGACAACTAAACGAGTACAAGAATTGTTAGAAAAGATCAACAAAAATCTACTTAAAGGAGACAGCCCAATTCGTATTGAGGAACACTTAACAG CTCTAAACTTTAGGTGTATTGAACGAATATATGGTGACCATGGTCTTGATGTGTTGGAAGTGCTAAAGAAGAATGCATCTCTAGCTTTGCCAGTGATATTAACACGCTTGAAGCAGAAACAGGAAGAGTGGGCAAGATGTCGAGCCGATTTCAGTAAAGTTTGGGCTGAAATATATGCCAAGAATTATCACAAATCTCTTGATCATCGTAGCTTCTACTTTAAGCAACAGGACACCAAAAGCTTGAGCACCAAAG CCTTACTGTCCGAAATCAAAGAAATCAGTGAGAAGAAACACAAAGACGACGATGTTCTTCTTGCAATTGCTGCTGGAAATAGACGACCTATTCTTCCAAACCTGGAGTTTGAGTATCTTGATCCAGACATCCATGAAGACTTGTATCAGCTTATAAAGTATTCATGTGGAGAAGTTTGCACAACTGAACAGTTGGATAAAGTTATGAAGGTTTGGACAACATTTTTAGAACCCATGCTTTGTGTACCTTGTCGGCCCCAGGGGGCTGAGGATACTGAAGATGCCGTGGCTAAGAATAATTCTGGAAGTAATGTTGCTGAAAGTGATGGTAGTCCTGGTGTTGGTGCCACCATAATGAGCCCAAAGCATATAAATACTTCTAGAAATGGTGTTGACTGTGTGCCGTTAGATCAGTCAACTTCTAGAAAAGCATGGCAGTCAAATGGTGATACTGGGGTTAGAGAAGATAAATGTCTTGATTCAGACCGTACTGTGCGTGAAAGTGAAGCTTTTTGCAATAATCTGCAAAACGGTAAACCGGATATAATTGCATCCGTGCATAATGAGCTATCAGGAGTCAATAAGCAAGATCTCTCTGGTGAGCAGTTACTGAATGATAATGTCTCATCAGCATCTGGAATGGAGCTAAGTAATAAAAGAATAAAGATAGATAATGCATCAG GACTTGCTGCAACTCCATCTAGAAATGATAATGTGTCTGTCACGGCTGAACATGAATTACCTTCATCACAG GGTGGTGATTCTGCCAGAGCAGGTACTTCCACAAATGTGGCCATTGCTGGAGGCACTGATGTTTGCAGATATCAAGAGGAATCAAATCGACAGTTCAAAAGTGAAAGAGAAGAGGGTGAGTTATCTCCAAATGGAGACTTTGAAGAGGATAATTCTGCAGTTTATGGAGATGCTGGTTTGGATGCAGTGCATAAAGAAAAGGATGGTGTGAATCGGAAATACCAAAATAGGCCTGAGGAAGAAGTTCGTGGTGAAGCCAGACGAGAAAATTATGTGGATGCTGATGATGAAGGCGAAGAAAGTCCTCAGAGGTCCTCAGAGGACAGTGAAAATGCTTCTGAAAATGTTGATGTGTCTGGAAGCGAATCTGCTGACGGCGAGGAGTGTTCTCGAGAAGAGCATGAGGATGGAGAAAATGATAGTAAGGCTGAAAGTGAAGGTGAAGCTGAAGTTGTGGCTGATGTGCATGATGTTGAAGGAGATGGAATGTCATTAACATTTTCTGAACGCTTTCTTCTAAATGTGAAACCATTGACAAAGCATGTTCCCTCAGTGTTACATGTGAAAGACAGGAATTCTCAAGTTTTTTATGGAAATGACTCCTTTTATGTGCTGATTAGACTTCATCAG ACATTGTATGAGAGAATACAATCAGCAAAGGTTAACTCATCATCAGCTGAAAGGAAATGGAGAGCTTCAAACGATGCAAGCTCTACTAATCAATATGACAG GTTCATGAATGCGCTTTACAGTTTGCTGGATGGTTCTTCTGACAATACTAAATTTGAGGATGATTGTCGAGCTATTATTGGAACTCAATCATATCTCTTATTCACGTTAGACAAACTGATATATAAACTTGTTAAACAG CTTCAGGCTGTTGCGAGCGATGAGATGGATAATAAGCTTCTTCAACTACATGCATATGAGAAATCAAGAAAACTTGGAAAGTTTTTCGATATAGTTTATCACGAAAATGCTCGCTTTCTTCTTCATGATGAGAACATATATCGTATTGAATTT TCACCAAAACCAAAGACACTATCTATTCAACTTATGGACTGTGGAAATGTTAAGCATGAAGTGACTGCTGTGTCAGTGGACCCAAATTTTTCAGCCTATCTGCATAATAAATTCCTCTCCATTGTCCCGGACCAAAAGACATCAGGGATTTTCATGAAAAG GAATAAACGTGGATATGCCGGTAATGATGAGTTGTCAAGCCAGGTTATGGAAGGACTACAAATTATTAATGGTCTGGAGTGTAAGATAGCTAGCAATTCTTCTAAG GTGTCGTATGTTTTAGATACAGAAGACTTCATGTTCCGGATGAGAAGCAAAAGAAAAGCTTTGCGTCTGAAGGGGTCATGCCATGAACAAGAGAAGTCTTCAAACATTCGTTCAAGCAGAGCAGCAAGGTTCCGCAATCTGTTTTCCTTCACATGA